In one Lycium barbarum isolate Lr01 chromosome 7, ASM1917538v2, whole genome shotgun sequence genomic region, the following are encoded:
- the LOC132604024 gene encoding probable rhamnogalacturonate lyase B isoform X2 translates to MINNAVVEITWTNPGGIIKGIKYKGIDNLLELNNKDLNGGFWDLNWSEAGSKKPRGKFDTIEGTDLQVIVENEEQIELSFTRMWSPAVMGEQAPLFIDRRFVVFRDVPGFYSYAIFEHTKDMPAFNLNTTRIAFMLNKEKFHYMAITDDRQRFMPSAEDRLPGRGEPLAYPEAVLLVDPIEPEFKGEVDDKYQYSLENRDNHVHGWICFDPPVGFWQITPSNEFRTGGPFKQDLTSHVNPTTLAIFLTSHYAGTDLLLKFETGEEWMKVLGPVFTYFNSVSDKEMALSLWDDAKRQMNKEVQSWPYSFPASEEFPNSGQRGVVKGRLLVKDRYLSKENLPGKDAYVGLAAPGDAGSWQRENKGYQFWTTTDEDGYFAIKNIRAGSYNLYGLVPGFIGDYKYEVVITTTAGSDIELGELVYEPPRDGPTLWEIGIPDRSAAEFYIPDPNPKYVNKLYINRDKFRQYGLWERYAELYPDNDLVYTVGVSDYQKDWFFAHVNRNIGDNAYQSTTWKIKFKIDNVDQVGAYTLRLALAAANHAELQVRINDPTADPPLLSSGEIGGDNAIARHAIHGIYWLFNLTIHGSLLLGGENTIFLTQAKTANILQGIMYDYIRLEGRSS, encoded by the exons GATTGAAGGGACAGATTTACAAGTTATAGTGGAAAATGAGGAGCAGATTGAGCTTTCATTCACAAGAATGTGGAGTCCAGCAGTCATGGGTGAACAAGCTCCTTTGTTTATTGATAGGAG ATTTGTAGTATTCCGTGATGTCCCAGGATTCTACTCGTACGCCATCTTTGAGCACACGAAAGATATGCCTGCTTTCAACCTTAACACCACCAGAATCGCTTTCATGCTCAATAAAGAAAA GTTTCACTACATGGCCATAACAGATGATAGACAGAGATTTATGCCTAGTGCAGAAGACCGGCTTCCAGGCAGAGGTGAACCGCTAGCCTATCCTGAAGCGGTTCTCCTCGTTGATCCTATAGAACCTGAGTTCAAAGGAGAG GTGGATGACAAATATCAGTATTCACTTGAAAACAGAGATAATCACGTGCATGGATGGATATGTTTTGACCCTCCTGTGGGGTTTTGGCAAATCACTCCTAGCAATGAATTTCGAACAGGAGGACCTTTCAAACAAGATTTAACCTCTCATGTGAACCCGACCACCCTTGCC ATATTTCTAACTTCCCACTATGCTGGTACAGATCTTCTGCTAAAATTTGAAACCGGGGAGGAGTGGATGAAAGTCCTCGGCCCCGTGTTCACATATTTTAACTCTGTATCAGACAAAGAAATGGCTCTGTCGCTTTGGGATGACGCAAAAAGACAG ATGAACAAAGAAGTCCAATCCTGGCCTTACAGTTTCCCAGCTTCTGAAGAGTTTCCTAACTCTGGTCAAAGGGGCGTAGTTAAAGGTCGATTGTTAGTAAAAGACAG ATATTTAAGCAAGGAAAATTTACCTGGAAAAGATGCATATGTAGGACTAGCAGCCCCGGGAGATGCTGGATCATGGCAAAGAGAGAATAAG GGTTACCAATTTTGGACTACAACAGATGAGGACGGATACTTTGCTATTAAGAACATACGTGCAGGCTCATATAATCTTTACGGATTGGTACCTGGATTTATCGGAGATTACAAGTATGAAGTTGTAATAACTACAACAGCAG GTTCTGATATTGAGTTGGGTGAGCTTGTTTATGAGCCTCCGAGAGATGGTCCTACCTTGTGGGAGATCGGTATCCCTGACCGCTCTGCTGCAGAATTCTATATTCCTGATCCAAACCCGAAATATGTTAACAAACTTTACATAAATCGAGACAA ATTTAGGCAGTATGGTTTGTGGGAGAGATATGCAGAGTTATATCCTGATAATGATTTAGTCTACACAGTTGGAGTCAGTGACTATCAGAAAGACTGGTTCTTTGCTCATGTTAACAG GAATATAGGCGACAATGCATATCAAAGTACTACATGGAAAATCAAGTTCAAGATTGATAATGTAGATCAAGTTGGAGCATATACATTGCGCTTGGCGCTTGCAGCTGCTAATCATGCAGAATTACAG GTCCGGATCAACGATCCAACAGCAGATCCTCCCCTACTTTcaagtggagaaattggaggagaCAATGCAATTGCAAGGCATGCTATTCATGGGATTTACTGGTTGTTCAATCTGACAATACATGGTTCTCTACTTTTGGGAGGAGAAAACACCATATTTTTGACACAAGCAAAGACAGCCAACATTTTGCAGGGGATTATGTATGACTATATTCGATTGGAAGGTCGCTCAAGCTAG
- the LOC132604024 gene encoding probable rhamnogalacturonate lyase B isoform X3, which yields MWSPAVMGEQAPLFIDRRFVVFRDVPGFYSYAIFEHTKDMPAFNLNTTRIAFMLNKEKFHYMAITDDRQRFMPSAEDRLPGRGEPLAYPEAVLLVDPIEPEFKGEVDDKYQYSLENRDNHVHGWICFDPPVGFWQITPSNEFRTGGPFKQDLTSHVNPTTLAIFLTSHYAGTDLLLKFETGEEWMKVLGPVFTYFNSVSDKEMALSLWDDAKRQMNKEVQSWPYSFPASEEFPNSGQRGVVKGRLLVKDRYLSKENLPGKDAYVGLAAPGDAGSWQRENKGYQFWTTTDEDGYFAIKNIRAGSYNLYGLVPGFIGDYKYEVVITTTAGSDIELGELVYEPPRDGPTLWEIGIPDRSAAEFYIPDPNPKYVNKLYINRDKFRQYGLWERYAELYPDNDLVYTVGVSDYQKDWFFAHVNRNIGDNAYQSTTWKIKFKIDNVDQVGAYTLRLALAAANHAELQVRINDPTADPPLLSSGEIGGDNAIARHAIHGIYWLFNLTIHGSLLLGGENTIFLTQAKTANILQGIMYDYIRLEGRSS from the exons ATGTGGAGTCCAGCAGTCATGGGTGAACAAGCTCCTTTGTTTATTGATAGGAG ATTTGTAGTATTCCGTGATGTCCCAGGATTCTACTCGTACGCCATCTTTGAGCACACGAAAGATATGCCTGCTTTCAACCTTAACACCACCAGAATCGCTTTCATGCTCAATAAAGAAAA GTTTCACTACATGGCCATAACAGATGATAGACAGAGATTTATGCCTAGTGCAGAAGACCGGCTTCCAGGCAGAGGTGAACCGCTAGCCTATCCTGAAGCGGTTCTCCTCGTTGATCCTATAGAACCTGAGTTCAAAGGAGAG GTGGATGACAAATATCAGTATTCACTTGAAAACAGAGATAATCACGTGCATGGATGGATATGTTTTGACCCTCCTGTGGGGTTTTGGCAAATCACTCCTAGCAATGAATTTCGAACAGGAGGACCTTTCAAACAAGATTTAACCTCTCATGTGAACCCGACCACCCTTGCC ATATTTCTAACTTCCCACTATGCTGGTACAGATCTTCTGCTAAAATTTGAAACCGGGGAGGAGTGGATGAAAGTCCTCGGCCCCGTGTTCACATATTTTAACTCTGTATCAGACAAAGAAATGGCTCTGTCGCTTTGGGATGACGCAAAAAGACAG ATGAACAAAGAAGTCCAATCCTGGCCTTACAGTTTCCCAGCTTCTGAAGAGTTTCCTAACTCTGGTCAAAGGGGCGTAGTTAAAGGTCGATTGTTAGTAAAAGACAG ATATTTAAGCAAGGAAAATTTACCTGGAAAAGATGCATATGTAGGACTAGCAGCCCCGGGAGATGCTGGATCATGGCAAAGAGAGAATAAG GGTTACCAATTTTGGACTACAACAGATGAGGACGGATACTTTGCTATTAAGAACATACGTGCAGGCTCATATAATCTTTACGGATTGGTACCTGGATTTATCGGAGATTACAAGTATGAAGTTGTAATAACTACAACAGCAG GTTCTGATATTGAGTTGGGTGAGCTTGTTTATGAGCCTCCGAGAGATGGTCCTACCTTGTGGGAGATCGGTATCCCTGACCGCTCTGCTGCAGAATTCTATATTCCTGATCCAAACCCGAAATATGTTAACAAACTTTACATAAATCGAGACAA ATTTAGGCAGTATGGTTTGTGGGAGAGATATGCAGAGTTATATCCTGATAATGATTTAGTCTACACAGTTGGAGTCAGTGACTATCAGAAAGACTGGTTCTTTGCTCATGTTAACAG GAATATAGGCGACAATGCATATCAAAGTACTACATGGAAAATCAAGTTCAAGATTGATAATGTAGATCAAGTTGGAGCATATACATTGCGCTTGGCGCTTGCAGCTGCTAATCATGCAGAATTACAG GTCCGGATCAACGATCCAACAGCAGATCCTCCCCTACTTTcaagtggagaaattggaggagaCAATGCAATTGCAAGGCATGCTATTCATGGGATTTACTGGTTGTTCAATCTGACAATACATGGTTCTCTACTTTTGGGAGGAGAAAACACCATATTTTTGACACAAGCAAAGACAGCCAACATTTTGCAGGGGATTATGTATGACTATATTCGATTGGAAGGTCGCTCAAGCTAG